A stretch of the Glycine soja cultivar W05 chromosome 13, ASM419377v2, whole genome shotgun sequence genome encodes the following:
- the LOC114380726 gene encoding probable adenylate kinase 1, chloroplastic, protein MAAITRLAKRAFVVSSLARRCLSSSVVNCHAPPHDATPFRPFPLREDSSKRCVQWVFLGCPGVGKGTYASRLSNLLGVPHIATGDLVRDELTSSGPLSSQLSEIVKQGQLVSDEIIISLLSKRLVAGEAKGDLGFILDGFPRTIKQAEILEGVTDIDLVINLKLREDVLLEKCLGRRICNQCGGNFNVASINIKAENGSPGIIMAPLLPPENCISKLITRSDDTEAVVKERLRIYNEMTQPVEEFYRSRGKLLEFNLPGGIPESWPKLLHALNLDDYEDKRSAAA, encoded by the exons ATGGCGGCCATAACCCGCCTCGCGAAGCGCGCGTTCGTCGTCTCTTCCCTGGCGAGGAGGTGCCTGAGCTCCTCCGTAGTCAACTGCCACGCGCCGCCGCACGACGCCACGCCGTTCCGCCCGTTTCCGCTGCGCGAAGATTCGAGCAAGCGGTGCGTGCAGTGGGTGTTCCTCGGCTGCCCCGGCGTCGGAAAAGGAACGTACGCCAGTCGCCTCTCGAACCTCCTCGGCGTCCCTCACATCGCCACCGGCGATCTCGTTCGCGACGAACTCACCTCCTCTGGCCCCCTTTCTTCCCAG CTATCAGAAATTGTAAAACAAGGTCAATTGGTGTCAgatgaaattattattagtttattgTCAAAGAGACTTGTTGCCGGGGAAGCTAAAGGCGATTTGGGATTTATTCTTGATGGTTTTCCTCGAACAATTAAGCAAGCA GAAATATTGGAAGGGGTAACTGACATTGACTTGGTAATCAATCTGAAGCTTCGAGAAGATGTTCTGCTTGAGAAATGCCTTGGTAGGAGAATTTGCAATCAGTGTGGGGGAAATTTTAATGTTGCTTCCATCAACATCAAGGCTGAGAATGGGAGCCCTGGAATTATTATGGCTCCACTTCTTCCTCCTGAGAATTGTATATCAAAGCTCATTACTCGATCAGATGATACTGAAGCAGTGGTCAAAGAAAGGCTTCGAATATACAATGAAATG ACTCAGCCTGTGGAGGAATTTTACCGTTCAAGAGGAAAATTATTGGAGTTTAACCTGCCTGGAGGAATCCCGGAGTCTTGGCCTAAGTTGCTACATGCTCTTAATCTTGATGATTATGAGGACAAACGATCTGCTGCAGCATAA